The Pantanalinema sp. DNA segment AACAAGGTCAGCCCCCCCTTCCGGGTCGGCGAGTTCGACCTGATGTTCGGCGAGGGCGTCAGCCGCGAGGGCTGCGTGCTGGACATGGCCGTCGAGCACGAGATCGTCAAGAAGAGCGGCTCGTGGTTCAGCTACGGCGACAACAAGATCGGCCAGGGCCGCGACGGCGCCAAGAACTTCCTGGCGAGCCAGCCCGACCTGCTCGCCGAGATCGAGGGCCTGGTCCGCACCAAGCTGACCCTCATCAACCAGGAGGTGGCTCCGCCCGAGCCCGTCCTCGACCTGCCCGACGAGGACGAGGACGACCTGTAGCGCGAACGAAGCGGGCCGCCCACCGGGCGGCCCGTCTAGTTTTATGGTATTCCCCCGCCCCCCGGTGGGGCGGGGGCAGGGGTGGGGGGATTCAATCGTTCAGAGTCCCCGTCAGCTGTTGCTCGTCACCGATCGGATCCGCCCGTCCACCATGTCGATGACCCGGTCGGCGTGCTGCGCCAGCTGCGGGTTGTGCGTCACCACGATGATGGTCTGCCCCAGCTCGCGGTTGTACCGGCGCAGGAGGCGGTAGATGGCCTCGCCGGTCCCCGTGTCGAGGTTGCCCGTCAACTCGTCGCCGAGCAGCAGGGCGGGGCTCTGGATCAGGGCGCGGGCGATCGCCACGCGCTGCTGCTCGCCCCCCGAGAGCTCGGCGGGCTTGTGCTCGAGGCGGTGCGAGAGCTCCACCTCGTGCAGCAGCTTCTCGGCGAGCGGCCGGGCTTCCTTGGTCGAGGCGCCCGCGACGAGCAGCGGGGCCATCACGTTCTCGGTCGCCGTCAGCTCGGGCAGCAGGAAGTGGAACTGGAACACGAACCCGATGGCCTTGTTGCGCAGCGCGGCGAGGCGCCTGTCGCTCATGCCGGTGGTCGATTGCCCCTGGATGCTGATGGTGCCGC contains these protein-coding regions:
- a CDS encoding ABC transporter ATP-binding protein, whose translation is MSEIVLQAAEVTKSFKKEGLQVLRGVSLSVEKGEFIAITGPSGSGKSTLLYLLGGLDRPSSGTISIQGQSTTGMSDRRLAALRNKAIGFVFQFHFLLPELTATENVMAPLLVAGASTKEARPLAEKLLHEVELSHRLEHKPAELSGGEQQRVAIARALIQSPALLLGDELTGNLDTGTGEAIYRLLRRYNRELGQTIIVVTHNPQLAQHADRVIDMVDGRIRSVTSNS